A section of the Centropristis striata isolate RG_2023a ecotype Rhode Island chromosome 7, C.striata_1.0, whole genome shotgun sequence genome encodes:
- the LOC131974708 gene encoding nuclear factor 7, brain-like — protein MSEKITVVESFLSCHVCSETFRDPVSLSCNHSFCSSCLLKFWEQTENKNCPICKRKSSNIPPLNFALKELADSFAGRQKSGSSETKKEEKKLEVVCSKHPEEPRLFCKDEDRAVCPVCEFSLHQSHKVVPIGQAVSDLKYLLKSDLQSLQDKRDKYKQVEKTYNEVIEHFKKQLLSTERQIRAEFNKLHQFLREEEESRLAALREEEEQKGKTISREMKRIQEQISSLSDSISAVEEELQKHNVPFLSSYKATQTRARVQCSLSDPQLLSGALIDVAKHLGNLSFRVWEKMKEKVHFSPVILDPNTANPWLYLSDDLTSVRNEDTKQQLPDNPERNTNYVNVLGSEGFSSGKHSWEVEVGDHPRWFVGLVKESADRKGKSSATPEYGIWCLRHGDGKYTNVVGQTVKVKKRLQRIRVQLNYDKRKVSFYDPEDMTHIYTHICTHRHTFTEKLFPYFSIGEAGDAKTADIKICPTDFSL, from the coding sequence ATGTCTGAGAAAATTACTGTTGTTGAAAGTTTCCTGAGCTGCCATGTGTGTTCAGAGACTTTCAGAGATCCTGTGTCTCTGAGCTGCAACCACAGCTTCTGTTCAAGCTGCCTGCTGAAATTCTGGgaacaaactgaaaacaaaaattgtcccatttgtaaaagaaaatcatCAAATATTCCTCCTCTGAACTTTGCTCTGAAGGAACTGGCTGACTCCTTTGCTGGGAGACAGAAATCTGGATCatctgagacaaaaaaagaagagaagaagctgGAGGTGGTGTGTAGTAAACATCCAGAAGAGCCTAGATTGTTCTGTAAGGATGAAGACAGAGCTGTGTGTCCTGTCTGTGAGTTTTCTCTCCACCAGAGTCACAAAGTGGTTCCTATAGGACAAGCAGTCAGTGACTTGAAGTACCTGTTGAAATCTGACTTACAGTCTCTGCAGGACAAGAGGGACAAATACAaacaagtggagaaaacatACAATGAAGTGATTGAACACTTCAAGAAGCAGCTGCtgtccacagagagacagatcagAGCAGAGTTCAACAAGCTCCACCAGTTcctgagagaggaagaggagtccaGACTGGCAgctctgagggaggaagaggagcagaaggggAAGACTATcagcagagagatgaagaggattCAGGAGCAGATCTCCTCTCTGTCAGACAGTATCTCTGCTGTtgaagaagagctgcagaaacacaacgTGCCATTCCTCAGCAGTTATAAAGCCACTCAGACCAGAGCCAGAGTCCAGTGCTCACTGTCAGATCCACAGCTGCTCTCAGGAGCGCTGATAGAtgtggccaaacacctgggcaacctgtcCTTCAGAGTCTGGGAGAAGATGAAGGAGAAGGTCCACTTCAGTCCTGTcattctggacccaaacactgcaaACCCCTGGCTCTATCTGTCTGATGATCTGACCAGTGTGAGAAATGAAGACACAAAGCAGCAGCTTCCTGACAATCCAGAGAGAAACACTAACTATGTCAatgttctgggctctgagggcttcAGCTCAGGGAAACACAgctgggaggtggaggtgggagaTCATCCTCGCTGGTTTGTAGGTTTAGTTAAAGAGTCAGCTGACAGGAAGGGGAAGAGCTCTGCTACACCAGAATATGGAATCTGGTGTTTAAGGCATGGTGATGGAAAATACACTAATGTTGTTGGTCAGACTGTCAAAGTGAAGAAGAGActccagaggatcagagtcCAGCTGAACTATGACAAGCGGAAGGTCTCCTTCTACGACCCTGAAGACATGACTCACATCTACACTCACATCTGcactcacagacacactttcactgagaaaCTCTTCCCATATTTCAGTATTGGAGAGGCTGGTGATGCTAAAACTGCTGATATCAAAATCTGTCCAACAGATTTTTCTCTGTAA
- the LOC131975332 gene encoding UDP-glucuronosyltransferase 2B17-like: MTQFRLVTLAALLCTLPSADGGKVLVFPVDGSHWVNMKVLIQELHSRGHNVTVIRPKTSWYIKAESHHYQSITLGDSTGFDESSMKDFTSKMLQIGRDFHTFAFVKAEFMEMMYNAHKALIDEMTEMFEDAKLMQFFQEAKYDVVLTDPCFGGGVLLAHRLGLPLVFNVRWTILSDGHHTIAPSPPSYVPISGSALTDKMTFWQRVKNVFFALMTLNNRVTLQEALYTPFVQRHFGPDVHYEELVQAADIWLMRTDFTFDFPRPTMPNVVYMGGFQCKPSKPLPQHLEDFVQSSAEHGVVIMSLGTLVGSLPEEVAEHVAAAFAQLPQKVIWRHTGKRPSNLGNNTLLLDWLPQNDLLGHPNTRVFVAHGGTNGLQEAIYHGVPIVGLPLMFDQDDNLFRMTVRGVARVLDIDTLNKDNFLEALKAVLYETSYREKVQQLSRLHRDQPMKPLDRATFWIEFVMRHGGAAHLKTDSYKMSWIQYHSIDVIALLLVSVTMMSLVCVLTVKCLCCKVFGGKKEKLH; this comes from the coding sequence ATGACCCAGTTCAGACTGGTGACACTGGCTGCACTGCTCTGCACTCTTCCCAGTGCTGATGGAGGGAAAGTGCTTGTTTTCCCAGTGGATGGAAGCCACTGGGTCAACATGAAGGTCCTCATCCAGGAGCTCCACTCCAGAGGTCACAACGTCACAGTGATCCGACCCAAAACCAGCTGGTACATCAAAGCAGAGTCCCATCACTACCAGTCGATCACCCTCGGCGATTCCACTGGATTTGACGAGAGCAGCATGAAAGATTTCACCTCAAAAATGCTGCAGATCGGTCGAGACTTCCACACTTTTGCGTTTGTCAAAGCGGAGTTTATGGAGATGATGTATAACGCTCACAAAGCTTTGATCGATGAAATGACAGAGATGTTTGAGGATGCAAAACTGATGCAGTTCTTCCAAGAGGCAAAGTATGATGTGGTTCTGACCGATCCCTGCTTCGGCGGAGGGGTTCTCCTGGCTCATCGGTTGGGGCTCCCGCTGGTCTTCAATGTACGATGGACGATCTTGTCAGATGGACATCACACAAttgccccctcccctccctcataTGTTCCCATATCAGGCAGTGCACTGACTGACAAGATGACTTTTTGGCAAAgggtgaaaaatgttttttttgccttaatgaCGCTTAATAACCGTGTTACACTACAAGAGGCTCTCTACACACCATTTGTCCAGCGTCACTTTGGTCCTGACGTCCACTACGAAGAGCTGGTTCAGGCGGCAGATATTTGGTTGATGAGAACCGACTTCACCTTTGACTTCCCTCGTCCCACCATGCCCAACGTCGTCTACATGGGTGGGTTTCAGTGCAAGCCCTCCAAGCCGCTTCCTCAACATCTGGAGGACTTTGTGCAGAGCTCTGCGGAGCATGGAGTCGTAATTATGAGCTTGGGGACCTTGGTGGGGAGTCTTCCTGAGGAGGTAGCAGAACACGTGGCTGCTGCTTTTGCCCAGTTACCTCAGAAGGTCATCTGGAGGCATACTGGGAAGAGACCATCCAACCTGGGCAACAACACCTTGCTGCTGGACTGGCTGCCCCAAAATGACCTCTTAGGACACCCAAATACCAGAGTGTTTGTGGCCCACGGAGGCACCAACGGACTTCAAGAGGCCATCTACCACGGAGTTCCCATCGTCGGCCTTCCTCTGATGTTCGACCAGGACGATAATCTGTTCAGAATGACAGTGAGGGGCGTTGCTAGAGTGCTGGACATTGACACACTGAACAAAGACAACTTCCTGGAGGCGCTGAAGGCGGTGCTTTATGAGACGTCCTACAGGGAGAAGGTGCAGCAGCTCTCCAGGCTGCACAGAGACCAGCCCATGAAGCCTCTGGACCGAGCCACCTTCTGGATCGAGTTTGTCATGAGACACGGGGGAGCTGCCCACTTAAAGACCGACTCCTACAAGATGTCCTGGATTCAGTACCACTCCATTGATGTGATCGCTCTGTTGCTGGTGTCGGTCACGATGATGTCACTGGTTTGTGTTTTAACagtgaaatgtttgtgttgtaaagtgtttGGAGGGAAGAAAGAGAAACTGCACTAA